TTCGATTGGTTCAGGCAATGCAGCCTCCGTCGGCACTTCTTCCTTTTGGCCGCATCCCGCAAGCGCGGTAATCATGGCCGTGCTCATTACTAACATTCCGAAACGTTTCATATTTTCATTCTCCTATCTGTTCGTTTAGCTGTTATGATTATAAGATATGATTGCGAAATTTCTATGAAGTTTCAACAACTTTTTGAAACTTCATGTGAATTTCACATCTTTTACGGAAAATTAACCTATAACGATTTAATGAAATGAGGAGTTCCCATGAGTTACCAATTACTAGTCATTGATGATGAACCGCAAATGCGGGATTTAATTCGCATGATTTTAGAAGATGCGGGATACAGTGTACTCGAAGCAAGCGATGGCATTCACGCATTATCCTTCATCAAACAGCATGATGTGGATTTATGTATCGTGGATGTGATGATGCCTTACATGGATGGATTCACGTTCGCCGAGGAATTGAAGCGCTCTTCTTCCATTCCATTGATATTCCTTTCTGCGAGGGGTGAGGAATGGGATAAAGTGCAAGGTTTGAAACTGGGCGGAGACGATTACATCGTGAAACCGTTCTTGCCGCGTGAACTGGTTGCCCGCATTGAAGCTGTATTGCGCAGAACGTATCGCCGTAATCCAGACCCGCTGATCATGCAGGCAGGCCCTTTGACAATCAATGAAGATTCCTACACAGCACATCTGGACGGAAAACCCCTTAATTTAACATTGAAAGAATTCGGCCTGCTGCTATTGCTTGTCAAACATAAAGGGCGTGCGTATTCCCGTGAGCAATTACTTGAATTAATTTGGGGGGACGATCATCAAAGCAGTGAGCGGACAATTGATACACATATTAAAACACTGCGCTTAAAACTTGGCGATGCCGGCGAAATGATTGAGACGGTATGGGGGATCGGCTATAAATTAGAGGATCCCGATGAATAATCTCAATTTAAGCAAAAAAATGATGATTGTCTTTCTCGGAAGCATCACCTGTACGATTTTATTTTCATTTTTTTTCATTCATTATTTATATACCGATTTGTACAAAGAACAAATCAAGGAATCGATCATGTATCAGGGCAGCAGAACGGCAGCGCATTATCATTACGGCGAACTCAGTGATTCCATTATAGAAAAAATTCAATGGTATAACATTGTTTCGGAATATGAAATTATCGTAGTCGACCGTCTTGATGATTTAACGTCTTACTTCCCCTATCAGCTGGATTACCAATCACTGATCAATGACAGCGACGAGAAATCATTGGAAATGGGACAGCCCGTCATGAAGGAAGGTTTTGTTGAAGAGCTGAACCGAGAAATCTTCGGCGGAATTTTCCCGATCAAAGGGGAAAACGGGCTGATTGGCTTTATTTATATTTATGTTCCGCTTGCTGCCATCCAAGATGTGTTTCATGACAGTCTGCCGCTTATGCTGCTTGTAGGCAGTGCATTTTTTCTCATCCTGTTTTACATTTTGCAGCGTGTCTGGCGCTCACTGTTTGAGCCGCTGCAGACATTGCAGACATATTCAGAAGAAGTGTCTAAAGGCGATTATTCTAACCGGCTCAATACAGACCGGACGGATGAAATCGGCAAGCTTTCAGCCGCATTTGATTCGATGAGCCGTTCTCTGGAAGAACAGGATCAGCGCAAGAAAGATTTCACTTCTAATATTGTCCACGAGCTGCGGACGCCTTTAACGTATATTAGCGGCTATGCACAACTTTCACGCGACAAGATCGATGCATCACCTGAAGAGGTAAAACAATATTTATCGACGATCGAAAAAGAAACAGAACGCTTAAAAAAGCTCATTCATGACTTAGTCGAATTAAATCACCTGGAACAGGATCTGTATACATTAGAGCATGAGCCAATTGCCATTGCCCAGCTGCTGCTCGATACACTGGAGTTATTTACAGTCCGGCTGCGTGATAAAGGGATTCAGTTACAGACCGCGATTGATGAAGAGTGTATTGTAGAAGGTGATCCGAAACGGCTGCAGCAGGTATTTTATAATACGATTGATAATGCGGCGAAGTACGCGGAGCACTCGATTTCTATTGATCTGACAGCCACTAAATCAGGCGTGCAATATCGGATTACAAATGACGGAATTACAATCGAAGACGAAGATGTAGAACGGATCGGGGAACGGTTTTTCCGTACAGATAAAGCACGGAACAGGACGACGGGCGGGACAGGACTCGGGTTATCGATCGTGAAAGAAATCGTTCGCCTGCATAAAGGGTCGTTCACGATTTCTAATAAAATGAATGAAACAACGGTCACCATCGAATTGGCGGAGCAAAATCAAAGGAGTGAAAGCTGATGAAACGACTGGTCCCTTTTATGCTGCTGCTCACCTTGCTGATCGGCGGCTGCAGTGAGCCTCTGGAACGCGGAAAACATGTCCGTGAATTCTCTTTCACCGATCAGGACGGAAAGCCATTCCATTCAGAGTCACTCAACGGCACACCATGGATTGCAGATTTCATTTTCACAAACTGCACTACTATTTGTTCCACACTGACAAGTGAAATGGCGGATGTGCAGAAGGACTTGAAAGACCGCGGCATTGACGTGAATTTCGTTTCCTTTTCAGTAGATCCTGAGAATGACACACCGAGAGCACTGAAAGACTATATTGCTAATTTCACAGAGGATGAATCTAACTGGCACTTGCTCACCGGCTACTCGCAGCAGGAAATCGAAGCGTTTGCGCGTGAAGAGTTTCAGTCGTTTGTTTTGAAGCATGAATCTTCCACACAAGTAGTCCATGGCACAAATTTTTATTTATTGGATGGTGAGGGCTATATTATCAAGGAATATAACTTCTCAAACGAGTCATTTAAAGAGGAGTTGGCAGCTGATTTGAAGCGGCTGAAACATTGATCGGGTTGCGTGACGAATTTCGCTGATTCCGCTATACTATGTAATGAAAGCAGGTGTACGTGTTGGATTCTCGTTATTGGAAAGTCGGTTTTTTTGCGTCATTGATTTCATTCGTGCTGCTCATTTTGGGCGTTCGCACGATCTTGGGACATGACCTGGTCGTCAATAACTACTTAACATTTGCCGTATTCGGCCTGATTGTCGGCATAGTAAGTTCGCTCTTGCTCTTTTATCAGCTGCCGATCGCATTTAAGATGTTTATGGTGACACTCGTTTTGGCATTTGCAGAAATGTTCCGCAGCTTCCTCATGATGGATAATGAATTCTCTGAAGCAATTGGTATATTATCATTGTTTATCATTTCGTCATTTGGACTGGCCATTTCCGTAATTGTTCAATTTATCGTTAAATTGTTGCGCAAAAAGTAACAACCGGTTGGAGATTATTCTCCGACCGGTTGTTTTTTTGCTGTTTTAATTTGCTTGCTGCGTAACTGACCGCATGCTGCATCAATATCCGTTCCATTCTCCAGGCGCACGCCGCAATTGATCCCCTTGCGTTTAAGTGCCTCATAAAACGATTTGATTGCCTGCGGTTCACTGCGCTGATACTGTCCATGCTCATCAACAGGGTTATATGGAATCAGATTCACATACGAGAGATGGCGTTTATCTGCCAGCAGCCGGCCAAGTTCTTCCGCTTCTTTGACATGGTCATTGACATCGCGCAATAAAATATATTCAAACGTAATTCGGCGGTTAGTCTTTTCCAAGTAGTAATTAATGGAATCCATCAGCTTTTCAATCGGGAATGCCTTGTTGATCTTCATGATAGATGAACGCAATTCATTATTCGGCGCGTGTAATGATACCGCCAGATTGATCTGGATATTTTCATCCGCGAATTCCTTAATCTTTTCTGTCAAACCGCTTGTTGAAACAGTGATATGACGTGCACCGATTGACAGGCCTTTTTGATCGTTAACGATATGAAGGAAGTTCATCAGATTTGTATAGTTATCGAACGGTTCACCGATCCCCATTACGACGATGTGGCTGACACGCTCCTCTTCACCTTTACCATCCAGATGCTCTTGCACTTTCATGATTTGCCCCACGATTTCTCCTGCATCCAAGTCGCGATTTTTGCGCAGCAGCCCGCTTGCGCAGAAACTGCAGCCGATATTACAGCCGACTTGTGTTGTCACACAGACAGAGTAACCATACGGAAATTTCATCAGGACCGTTTCAATCAAATTGCCGTCGGTCATTTTAAAAAGAAATTTCACTGTGCCGTCTTGCGATACTTGCTTCACTGTTTGTTCCAGCGTTTGGATGGAGAAGTTCTCATCCAATAAGTTGCGCGTCTCTTGACTGATGTTTTTCATCTCATCAAATGACAGTACGCGTTTTTTGTAAAGCCAGTCCCACACTTGTGCAGCGCGGAACTTCTGTTGTCCGTTTTCTATAAAGAAGTTTGTCAATTGTTCGATTGTCAAACCGTATATGGATTTCTTCATGTAGTTTCCAGCCTCTTTTCAAAATTGCAATCTTGTAATTATACTACAAGATGCTGCAAAATGGAACAACTGATACGTTTTATGATTGTTCATTTCTGACGTTTTTGTCAGTTCTGAGTTTTAAGAAAAACGCCAGAAGGTTCAATGCTGCCAGGACAGCGAAAAAAATTCCCATTCCCGTATGTCCCGCAGCGATGCGGTCATAGGCAAAATACGCCATGACAAGACCGATGACAAGATCGATGATTTTTGAATTAAACAAGATGCTTCCCCCTTACTGATTCTCTCCACAGTATAGCAGAAAAATGCACCTGCAGCGGAAGTTTCATCCGGACAGGTGCATAGTTATAATGATTTATTTACACATTTGTTGCAGAAAGATTATGCTTTTCGATAAAATCAGCAAGAACCGTTTCAAGATTCGGACTGCCTACTTCTTTCAGATCATAATACACACGTGTGCATGGCTTATTAATAGTAATGACACGTGATAAATCCATCGGCGTTCCGATGATCACTGCATCTACATCCGCTGCATTAATCGTAGCTTCGAGATCTTTCAGCTGCTGGTCGCCGTATCCCATTGCCGGCAAGATATTTTCGATATGCTGATACTTATCGAACGTTGTGATCAGGCTGCCTACTGCATATGGACGCGGGTCAACGATTTCAGCTGCACCAAGACGCTGTGCTGCAATCACACCTGCACCCAGTTTCATCTCTCCGTGCGTCAGCGTCGGGCCGTCTTCTACTATCAAGACGCGCTTTCCTTTGATGATTTCAGGATTGTCCACTGTGATTTTAGATTCTGCCTTAATGATCGTGCTGTCCGGCGCTGCGAATTTAATATTGTTTTCGACAGTCTCGATTGCTTCCTCTGATGCGCTGTCGATTTTATTAATAATCGATACATCTGTCGTACGCAGGCAAACTTCGCCCGGATAATATTTCAATTCATGGCCAGGACGGTGCGGGTCAAGAACTGTGATCGCCAAGTCCGGCTCATAGAATGAAAAGTCATTGTTTCCGCCATCCCAAAGGATTACGTCACAGCCGTCCGGGTCATTTTCAGCGGCGTCAAGGATATCCTGATAATCAACGCCCGCATAAATAATGTTTCCGCGGTCCACGTGCGGCTCGTATTCTTCCATTTCTTCAATGGTGCACTTATGCTTCTTGAAATCTTCCACTGTTGCATAACGTTGAACACGCTGCTCAGCCAAGTTGCCATATGGCATTGGGTGACGGATTGCCACTACCTTCAAGTCATGCTCCAGTAATGTTTCAATAATTTTACGTGAAGTCTGGCTCTTCCCTGTACCTGTTCTGACTGCACAAACAGAAATAACCGGCTTGTTGCTCTTGATCATCGTTGCTTTTGAACCAAGCAGTGTGAAGTTTGCACCCGCTGAGTTGACAATTGCACCAATTCCCATAACTTTGTCATAGCTTAGGTCACTGTATGAGAATACACATTCATCAACTTTCAGTTCTTTAATTAATTCAGGAAGCTGATCCTGGGAATAAATCGGAATCCCTTCAGGATATAGTTCGCCGGCTAATTCAGCCGGATATTTACGTCCGTCGATGTCTGGAATCTGTGTCGCTGTAAACGCTACTACATTGTACTCTTCCTTATTACGGTAGTATGTATTGAAATTGTGAAAGTCTCTGCCTGCTGCACCAATGATGATTATATTTTTTGTTTTCATAAATTTATCTCTCCAATCGAGCTTCTTTTTATTATTATAAGACAGAATGTATAAAAATACAATAGAAAAGTTTTAAAATACATCAATTCGTATACATATACACCAGGGAACACTGTCAAACATTGACGTAAAGGCCGTTATATCAGCGGTTTAGGACGCTTTATACATCTTTATACAAATAAAAAACCATTCACGCATGAATGGTTTTTTATCGATTTATTCATCTATTCAATTGTGTAAGCACTGAATACAGTGTATTCATCTGCTCATCGGTGCCGATAGATATTCGTAAATAGTCACGAATACCTTCCTGGTCAAAGTGGCGGACTAAGATCCCGCGGCTTTTCAGTTTTTCATATAATGCTTTCGCATCCTTGTGCAAAGGCTTCGCAAAGACGAAGTTCGCATCGGAAGGCAATACGTCAAACCCTATTTCTCGCAGAGTTTGCACAGCTGATTCACGCGTGCGAATGACTTTATTCGTACTTTCTGTAAAATACGCATGGTCTTCAAACGCTGCCGTCGCGCCTGCCATAGCGAGGCGGTCGACTGTATAGGAGTTAAATGAATCTTTGATGCGTGTCAAACCAGCAATCAATTCAGGCTGCCCAAGTGCAAATCCGACTCGCAATCCTGCAAGCGCGCGCGATTTCGATGTCGTCTGAATGACCAGCAAGTTATCGTAGCGTCCAATCAGCTTCATCGCAGACGGGCCGGCAAAATCGATATAGGCTTCATCGATAATGACGATTTGATCAGGATTCTGCTGAAGAATTTCTTCGATTACATCCAGTTTTGCATATATACTTGTCGGTGCATTTGGATTCGGTAAAATGACCCCGCCCGGCGAATGGAAGAATTTCTTCTTTGGAAGAGTGAAATCTTCATTCAGCGGCACTTTGTCAAAAGGTATATTGAATAACTTGGCATAAACCGGATAGAAGCTGTAACTGATTGCAGGGAATTTAATCGTTTTACCCGGCTCGAAAAATGCCATAAAAGAAAAGGCTAATACTTCGTCAGAGCCGTTCCCTACGAATACGTTCTCTTTTGTCAGACCGTATGTTTCTGCAATAGCGTGACGAAGCGGATCCGCTGTCGGCGACGGATAGCGCTGCAATGTATTCCCGTTTACTGCTGTTTGTATCGCCTCGAGCACTTTCGGGCTTGGAGGATACGGGCTTTCATTCGTATTCAATTTGATGATGTCCGGCTGATTCAATTGCTCTCCGGGAACATAAGGTTCTGTACGGCGTGCAACTGTGCTCAGAAATCTACTCATTTCGCGGCACTTCCTTTTTCGGGCGTCTTTCGCGCAGCACTTGCTGAACATCTTTCAGATCAACGTCCAAAATATTCATCAATACGAGTGTGTGATAGACAAGGTCAGCGATTTCATTGGATACTTCTTCTTTGTCCGCATTTTTTGCGCCGATTACGACTTCCGTAGATTCCTCTCCAACTTTCTTCAACACTTTGTCAATGCCTTCGTTGAATAAGTATGTGGTGTATGAACCGTCGACCGGATTCGCTTTGCGGTCTGCAATTTCATCAATGACTTCATAAACTACTTCGCGCAAGGATTCTTCTTTTTCCACAGCCGTTGTAAAGAAGCATGTTTTTTCACCCGTGTGACAAGCCGGCCCCTTTGGAGTGACCTGGATTAGTAATGTATCCTGATCACAGTCCACGGAAATACGCTGTACTTGCTGCGTGTTTCCCGAAGTCGCGCCTTTATTCCACAGCTCCTGTCGTGAGCGGCTGTAAAACCACGTTTCATTTGTTTCTATTGTTTTTTCGATAGACTCTTCGTTCATGTAAGCAAGCATTAGGACTTCCCCAGTGCGGTCGTCTTGCACGACTGCAGGAATAAGACCTTTATCGTCGAACTTCAGTGCCTTGATGTCTAGTGTCATTTTAGTCATTCCTAACTGAGATATTTTCTTCTGACAAGTAGTTTTTCAACTCGCGAATATTGATTTCATTGAAGTGGAACACAGACGCTGCCAGTGCCGCATCTGCTTTTCCTTCTGTCAGTACAGCTTTAAAGTGTTCAGGCTTCCCGGCACCGCCGCTCGCGATGATTGGAATATTGACTGCTTCCGCCATCGCACGGTTCAGTTCCAGATTGTATCCGTCTTTTACGCCGTCTTCGTCGATACTGTTCACGACGAGTTCGCCAGCGCCCAGATTTTCCATTTTCTTTGCCCATTCGATTGCATCGATGCCTGTCTCTTCCATACCGCCTTTTGCAAATACAGACCATGTGCCTTCACCTGTTTGACGGACATCCATAGAAAGCATAACACGTTCAGAGCCATACTTATCAGCTACTTCTTTAATCAGTTGCGGATTCGTCAGTGCCGCACTGTTAATGGAAACTTTATTGCCGCCGAGCTCGAATAATTTGTCGACATCTTCCAGTGTACGGATTCCGCCGCCTACGATAAATGGCACTGGAACTTCTTTTGCAATCTCTTCAATTAAATCCAGAAACATGCCGCGGTTTTTCGTCGATGCAGAGATATCATAGAATACGAGTTCATCCGCACCATCGGCTACATATTTTTTTGCCAAAGTCAGGGGATCTGCCACTTCCTGCACGTCCAAAAATTTCTTTCCTTTTACGACTTTACGGTTGTCAACGTCCAAACACGGAATAATTTTTTAGTTACTGACATGACTGTCGTCCCCCAATAATTTTTTTAAGGATAATTTGCCTTCATAAAGCGCTTTTCCAATAATGGCACCATACAAATTGTCTGCCGCTAATTTCTCAATGTCTTCTTCTGTCGATACACCGCCTGATGCGATAATATCGATGGAAGATGCTTCATTCATTATGTTCAGTTCTTCAAAATTTGGACCTTGCAGCATGCCGTCTTTCATAATGTCTGTATAGACGACTGTTTTGACGCCGATTTTCGCCAGGTCCTGCAGCAGATCCACTGCTTTCACATCGCTTGTTTCCGTCCAGCCGTCTGTTGCAACTAACCCATTACGCGCATCAATGGACACAGCAATCTGATCGCCGTATTTTTTCACAGCCTCTTTCAGGAATTCAGGATTCTGAATGGCTGCTGTACCGATGATGACGCGCGCGACGCCGCTTGCGATATGCGAGTCGACAATTTCCATGCTGCGGATTCCGCCGCCTACTTGTACAGGTATGCTGACTGCTTTAGCAATGGCTTCGATTGCTTTTTTGTTGGCAGAATCGCCTGTTTTGGCACCGTCCAGATCTACGACGTGTATGTACTCGGCGCCTTGGCTCTGCCATTCTTGTGCCATGTCTGTCGGTGAGTCGTTATAGATAATTTCCTGTGCGTAGTCACCTTGGATGAGGCGTACGCATTTGCCGCCTCTAATATCGATTGCTGGGAATAAAATCATCAACTAGTCCTCCTAATAAATGAAGTGTGCATTGAGCTTGCTTTGGAGCCGTTGATCTGCGTTCCAGGCGGACGCGTTCGGGAGGGCCCGCCAGGCCGCTGACGCTTCCTTTGGTTGTCTCACTTGTCGGGCTGACCCTCCCCGAGTCGCCTTGCACTCCGATCAACTAATGTACTGTCATAGAATCAAAATCTTATAGAACACAAGATTGTAAGCTTTTTTACAAAGTTCCTTTAGTAGAAGGAACGCCTTTTATGTCCGGATTGACGGTGCTCGCGTCGCGCAGTGCGCGTCCGAAACTTTTGAATACGGATTCGATGATGTGGTGCGTGTTTTTTCCGTAGTTCAAGTTGATGTGTAATGTGATTTTTGCGTTGCTGGTGAAGGCCAGGAAGAATTCTTCTACCAGTTCAGTGTCGAATTCGCCTACTTTGTCTTTCATTCCATCCACATTGAATACTAGGAAGGAGCGGCCGCTGATGTCAATAGAGGCGGTTGACAGTGCTTCGTCCATTGGTGTAGAGACGAGAGCAAAACGTTCGATTCCTTCTTTATTGCCGATGCATTGGCTGAAAGCTTGTCCAAGGACAATGCCGATGTCTTCTACTGAGTGGTGCTGGTCGACTTCGAGATCGCCGTCGCATGTTACTGACAGGTCAAAGCGTCCGTGTTTTGCAAAAGCCGTCAGCATATGATCGAAGAACCCGATGCCTGTGTTAATATCTGTCTTGCCTGTTCCATCCAATGAAAAATCCATTTCAATCGATGTTTCACCTGTTTTACGTGTTAGTTGCTGTCTGCGCATGAATATCCTTCCTTTCGTACCTTGATGGAGTTGGCATGCCCTGTTAATTGCTCGGATTCTGCAAGAGTGATGACATCGTCCGCCACCTCTGCCAACGCGCCCTCGGAATAATAGATGATGCTCGACTTCTTCATGAAGTCATACACGCCCAATGGAGATGAGAATGCCGCAGTTCCGCTCGTTGGCAATGTATGATTCGGTCCTGCCATATAGTCACCCAATGCTTCAGGTGAGTGCTGGCCGAGGAAGATTGCACCGGCATTGCGTATCGCTGCCAGGTGTTCCATCGGATTGTCGATCATCAGCTCCAAATGTTCGGGTGCCAGACGATTCACGACATCAAATGCATCCTCCAATGTATCAACAATAATGACGCGGCCAAATTGCCTGATCGATTGTTCTGCGATTTCTTTACGATCCAGTTCTGCTAATTGACGCTCTATTTCACTTGATAGTTTCTCTGCAAAATCCTCACTTGTCGTAATACACACTGCCGCTGCCCGTTCATCATGCTCTGCCTGCGACAATAAGTCTGCCGCTGCATAAACTGCGTTCGTATTGGCGTCCGCTACGACACAAATTTCACTGGGTCCCGCAATCATATCAATTGCCACGTCACCAAACACCCATTTTTTGGCGCGTGCGACATAAGCATTTCCCGGGCCTGTGATTTTCACGACCTTTTCAATCGATTCCGTTCCATATGCAAGTGCCGCTACTGCTTGTGCACCGCCTACTTTAAAAATACGGCCGACGCCGGCTTCTTTTGCTGCAACCAGGACGTGCGGATTAATCTTGCCGTCACGCTGGGGCGGAGTCACCATGGAAATTCTGCCAACTCCTGCAATGGCGGCTGGCAATGCATTCATCAGGACAGTGGATGGATAAGCTGCTTTTCCGCCCGGCACGTAAATGCCCACACTGTCGATTGGAGTAACTTTTTGGCCAAGCATAATTCCGTCATTTTGATTCAGAAACCAAGATTGCTCTTTTTGTGCTTCGTGATACGCAGTGATGCGCTGCTTCGCCGAACGCAATGCGCGGCGGAAATCTTCTGTCACGGTTTGTTCCGCTTCGGCAATTTCCTCTTCCGTGACGATCAGGCTTTCCAGTTTTACGCCGTCAAAACGTTCAGTGAAATCAAAAACGGCTTTGTCTCCCTCTGAACGCACCCTGTCAATAATGGACAGAACATTTCGGTCGAATTCAAGGTCCGTCTGACTGGAATCATCACGATTACGAAGTTCTTCAATGAATTCTGCCCCGTACATTTTCTTCATGAGCGCACCTCCAGTCCTTCCTTCATATCTTTGATGAATTGTTGGATACTATCTGTTTTCGTCGCGTAACTTGCTTTATTCACAATCAGGCGCGCACTGATATCTGCCATCTCCTGCAGCACAACCAGACCATTCTCTTTTAAGGTAGTTCCCGTTTCCACGATGTCGACAATAACGTCCGACATGCCGATTAATGGCGCAAGTTCGATGGAGCCGTTCAGCTTAATAACTTCTGTACGTATTCCCTTTTTGTCGAAATACTCTTTTGCCACTAACGGATATTTCGATGCAACGGTTAAAAACGGAATATTGTCAACCTGTGTATCAGGGAAACCTGCTACAGCCA
The Sporosarcina sp. P33 genome window above contains:
- the hisD gene encoding histidinol dehydrogenase, with the translated sequence MKKMYGAEFIEELRNRDDSSQTDLEFDRNVLSIIDRVRSEGDKAVFDFTERFDGVKLESLIVTEEEIAEAEQTVTEDFRRALRSAKQRITAYHEAQKEQSWFLNQNDGIMLGQKVTPIDSVGIYVPGGKAAYPSTVLMNALPAAIAGVGRISMVTPPQRDGKINPHVLVAAKEAGVGRIFKVGGAQAVAALAYGTESIEKVVKITGPGNAYVARAKKWVFGDVAIDMIAGPSEICVVADANTNAVYAAADLLSQAEHDERAAAVCITTSEDFAEKLSSEIERQLAELDRKEIAEQSIRQFGRVIIVDTLEDAFDVVNRLAPEHLELMIDNPMEHLAAIRNAGAIFLGQHSPEALGDYMAGPNHTLPTSGTAAFSSPLGVYDFMKKSSIIYYSEGALAEVADDVITLAESEQLTGHANSIKVRKEGYSCADSN
- the hisG gene encoding ATP phosphoribosyltransferase, whose translation is MDYLTVAMAKGRTAERAMKFLEKSDVRFSEFTDESRKLVIYDDEQKIKLIFVKAVDVPVYVEKGAADVGIVGKDVMMEDPRDVYELLDLGIGRCKLAVAGFPDTQVDNIPFLTVASKYPLVAKEYFDKKGIRTEVIKLNGSIELAPLIGMSDVIVDIVETGTTLKENGLVVLQEMADISARLIVNKASYATKTDSIQQFIKDMKEGLEVRS